From one Amycolatopsis sp. FDAARGOS 1241 genomic stretch:
- a CDS encoding metallophosphoesterase family protein has translation MPVNLELVTLTEDRAVVTWYTGEAGTNDGTGRMVPLPADGEVWYGTNPRRLNRVAGQSGRPTPYHHVELTGLEPGQTYYYQARSRGKLAAPMVFTLIAGNAVGTNGYGLGTPGGPFSFTTPQPPPGRYLFSMVLCNDLHMGETQAGLVGGDPSVIPIVQVPGEPPYPEVMLESLVRDVRSFDPTYLLAAGDISAEAVPGDLSRAGQLLDRFGTYREDYFLTRGNHDRAHIGDPYANCRVGRWQGNDCFQDRYFPDDEVAFYSTDLSGLHVIGLDTYDKAGGGGDAGALAVEQYAWFMKDLAEHKEQPTLVFGHHPLVVQESSKPIKSSSSLDAAQAASILETYAKTPGVFLHHAGHTHRNHHTVSPTAPRVTLQEVAAAKEYPGGFSILRLHSEGFALNFHKSRSDLAREWSERSRQELAGTWAQFALGNNVVDRNIVKKVDLSGLRRPERAGTRTRG, from the coding sequence GTGCCAGTCAACCTGGAACTGGTGACACTGACTGAGGACCGGGCCGTGGTGACCTGGTACACCGGTGAGGCAGGCACGAACGACGGCACGGGCAGGATGGTGCCGCTGCCCGCCGACGGTGAGGTCTGGTACGGCACCAACCCCCGCCGGCTCAACCGCGTCGCCGGCCAGAGTGGTCGGCCTACCCCCTACCACCACGTCGAGCTGACCGGCCTCGAGCCGGGCCAGACGTACTACTACCAGGCGCGCTCCCGCGGGAAGCTGGCCGCCCCCATGGTGTTCACGCTCATTGCCGGCAACGCCGTCGGCACCAACGGCTATGGCCTCGGCACTCCGGGCGGCCCGTTCTCGTTCACCACGCCGCAGCCGCCGCCGGGGCGCTATCTCTTCTCCATGGTGCTGTGCAACGACCTTCACATGGGCGAGACGCAGGCGGGGCTCGTCGGGGGGGACCCGTCGGTCATCCCGATCGTCCAGGTCCCGGGCGAGCCGCCGTATCCCGAGGTCATGCTGGAATCCCTGGTGCGCGACGTCCGGAGCTTCGACCCGACCTACCTCCTCGCCGCGGGTGACATCTCCGCCGAGGCCGTACCCGGCGACCTCAGCCGAGCCGGTCAGCTGCTCGACCGGTTCGGCACGTACCGCGAGGACTACTTCCTCACGCGCGGCAACCACGACCGCGCGCACATCGGTGACCCCTACGCGAACTGCCGGGTCGGTCGCTGGCAGGGCAACGACTGCTTCCAGGACCGCTACTTCCCCGACGACGAGGTCGCTTTCTACTCGACCGACCTCTCCGGTCTGCACGTGATCGGGCTCGACACGTACGACAAGGCCGGTGGCGGAGGCGACGCGGGTGCGCTGGCGGTGGAGCAGTATGCCTGGTTCATGAAGGACCTGGCCGAGCACAAGGAGCAGCCGACCCTCGTGTTCGGTCACCACCCGCTCGTCGTGCAGGAGTCGTCGAAGCCGATCAAGTCGAGCAGCTCGCTGGACGCCGCCCAGGCCGCGTCGATCCTGGAGACCTACGCGAAGACTCCGGGTGTCTTCCTCCACCACGCGGGACACACTCACCGCAACCACCACACGGTCAGCCCGACCGCACCGCGGGTGACCCTGCAGGAGGTCGCCGCGGCCAAGGAGTACCCGGGCGGCTTCTCGATCCTCCGGCTGCACAGCGAAGGGTTTGCGCTGAACTTCCACAAGTCGCGCAGCGACCTGGCCCGCGAGTGGAGCGAGCGCAGCCGTCAGGAACTCGCGGGGACATGGGCCCAATTCGCGCTGGGGAACAACGTGGTGGATCGCAACATCGTCAAGAAGGTCGATCTCTCCGGCCTCCGCCGGCCCGAACGCGCCGGGACCCGCACGCGGGGCTGA
- a CDS encoding IS630 family transposase, with the protein MANRPAAALSLRDGDRERLLSLTRSSSVRAGLAQRARIVLLAAEGVANSVIAERVGVSRPTVIGWRERYEGGGIDGLHDEARSGRPRLVDHREIVAATLKPPPKKLGVTHWSSRLLAARLRISNGTVARAWRDYGVQPWRSETFKFSTDPELVAKVTDVVGLYLAPPENAIVLCVDEKSQVQALDRTQPMLPMQPGQVERRTHDYVRHGTTTLFAALEIATGKVTGAVKPRHRHQEFLVFLKQLARAYPDDELHLVMDNYATHKRPEIRDWLAANPRIHVHFTPTSGSWLNLVEVWFGIIERQTIRRGSFRSVHDLNAKIRAFIDGWNERCHPFIWTKTADEILKKSNRQTTSNTDH; encoded by the coding sequence ATGGCGAATCGACCGGCTGCCGCGCTGTCTCTTCGTGATGGTGATCGTGAGCGGTTGCTGTCGTTGACCAGGAGTTCGTCGGTGCGGGCGGGCCTGGCGCAGCGGGCGCGGATCGTGCTGCTGGCCGCCGAGGGTGTGGCGAACAGTGTGATCGCCGAACGGGTCGGGGTGTCGCGGCCGACCGTGATCGGCTGGCGGGAACGTTATGAGGGTGGTGGGATCGACGGCCTGCACGACGAGGCGCGCTCGGGGCGGCCCCGGCTGGTGGACCATCGAGAGATCGTTGCGGCCACGCTGAAGCCGCCGCCGAAGAAGCTCGGCGTGACGCACTGGTCGAGCCGGCTGCTGGCCGCCCGGCTGCGGATCAGCAACGGCACGGTGGCCCGCGCGTGGCGGGACTACGGGGTGCAGCCTTGGCGGAGCGAGACGTTCAAGTTCTCCACCGACCCAGAGCTGGTCGCCAAGGTCACCGACGTGGTGGGGTTGTATCTGGCGCCGCCGGAGAACGCGATCGTGCTCTGTGTCGACGAGAAGTCCCAGGTCCAAGCGTTGGACCGGACCCAGCCAATGCTGCCGATGCAACCTGGACAGGTCGAGCGGCGCACCCACGACTATGTCCGGCACGGCACCACCACCCTGTTCGCCGCGCTGGAAATCGCCACCGGCAAGGTCACTGGCGCAGTCAAACCGCGGCACCGGCACCAGGAGTTCCTGGTATTCCTCAAACAGCTCGCCCGCGCCTACCCCGACGACGAGCTACACCTGGTGATGGACAACTACGCCACGCACAAGCGTCCCGAGATCCGCGACTGGCTCGCGGCGAACCCGCGAATCCACGTCCATTTCACACCAACCTCAGGCTCCTGGCTCAACCTGGTCGAGGTCTGGTTCGGCATCATCGAACGCCAAACCATCCGCCGCGGCAGCTTCCGCTCCGTCCACGACCTCAACGCCAAGATCCGCGCCTTCATCGACGGCTGGAACGAACGCTGCCACCCCTTCATCTGGACCAAAACCGCCGACGAGATCCTCAAGAAGTCCAACCGTCAGACCACTTCAAACACAGACCACTAG
- a CDS encoding VOC family protein gives MIVYSYDAEADRSFFRDVLGYRHVDAGGGWLIFKLPPAEIAVHPGDGLPSHELYLMCDDLDATMGELAANGVVCTAVSEARWGRLSGFRLPGGSTVGIYEPRHPRAIDLE, from the coding sequence GTGATCGTCTACAGCTACGATGCCGAAGCGGATCGGTCCTTTTTTCGCGACGTACTCGGCTACCGGCACGTCGACGCTGGCGGCGGTTGGCTGATCTTCAAACTTCCTCCGGCCGAGATCGCCGTACATCCTGGCGATGGATTGCCATCGCACGAGTTGTACTTGATGTGCGACGACTTGGACGCCACGATGGGCGAGCTGGCGGCCAACGGAGTCGTCTGCACGGCCGTCAGCGAAGCGCGGTGGGGACGACTGAGTGGGTTCCGGCTACCCGGTGGCAGCACGGTGGGAATCTACGAACCACGGCATCCGCGCGCCATCGACCTTGAGTGA
- a CDS encoding sodium:proton antiporter: MSTDQILFGVALIVVLAVGSQVLASRLRIPALILLLPAGFTAGALTTDVNPERLLGAAFQPLVSLAVAVILYDAGLSLEWGKVAGRARHVVPRLVIWGVPVTMATTTVLAGPLLGMSAGAALMTGAILVVSGPTVVGPLLAFVRPSDRLQRILSWEGSLIDPVGGVLGAVVFHAVLASTSHGFAYQLGQFLISVGIGAAGAVVGGAVLWVCLCKLDLDGVLNTLCQLGCVVAVAAVCDIVRDDAGLIAAIFMGLAVANLRAFDVPARRPFFETLVQLIIGLMFVTISATVTPEALHHLVLPALGLVAVLVLVTRPLVAFFATIRTELPRGERTFVGWMAPRGIVAAATASTFGAELAAHRIGGAANILPVTFLVIVATVALYGLTAVPAARRLGVTRSTRSRPLLVGGDPWVIDLARAFRATGLDVLMWTPSDGQRSQIEQASLELAAGEQLGAAIAQGTAIDGVTTVLLLTGEDHYNALAATTLSGNSDTPLYRLAPSHGTAASHVAGEPLFTPALNHAALTARYTAGARITTHSSDGGIPPATDLLFLINAEGTLIPVTTSPPPRPQPGDTQVLLGRAGNETPQ; encoded by the coding sequence ATGAGCACCGACCAGATCCTGTTCGGCGTGGCCCTGATCGTGGTACTCGCGGTGGGCTCACAGGTCCTGGCGAGCCGGCTGCGCATCCCGGCGCTGATCCTCTTGCTTCCCGCAGGGTTCACCGCCGGCGCGCTGACCACCGACGTCAATCCGGAGCGCCTGCTGGGGGCGGCGTTCCAGCCGTTGGTCTCGCTCGCGGTGGCGGTGATCCTCTACGACGCCGGCTTGTCGCTGGAGTGGGGCAAGGTCGCCGGGCGCGCTCGCCACGTGGTACCCCGCCTGGTGATCTGGGGGGTGCCGGTCACGATGGCGACCACCACGGTGCTGGCCGGCCCGCTACTGGGCATGTCGGCCGGGGCAGCGCTGATGACCGGGGCGATCCTGGTGGTGTCCGGGCCGACCGTCGTGGGCCCGCTGCTGGCCTTCGTGCGGCCCTCCGATCGCCTCCAGAGGATATTGTCCTGGGAGGGCTCGCTGATCGACCCGGTCGGCGGCGTCCTGGGCGCGGTGGTGTTCCACGCCGTCCTGGCGAGCACCAGCCACGGATTCGCATACCAGCTGGGCCAGTTCCTGATCTCCGTCGGGATCGGCGCGGCAGGCGCCGTGGTCGGCGGGGCCGTGCTGTGGGTGTGCCTGTGCAAGCTCGACCTGGACGGTGTGCTCAACACCCTCTGCCAGCTCGGATGCGTGGTGGCTGTCGCGGCCGTTTGCGACATCGTCCGCGACGACGCCGGGCTCATCGCAGCGATTTTCATGGGGCTCGCGGTCGCGAACCTGCGCGCCTTCGACGTCCCGGCCCGCCGACCGTTCTTCGAGACCTTGGTGCAGCTGATCATCGGGCTCATGTTCGTGACCATCTCGGCGACCGTCACCCCCGAGGCGCTGCACCACCTCGTGTTGCCGGCCCTCGGCCTGGTGGCCGTCCTGGTGCTGGTGACCCGCCCGCTGGTTGCCTTCTTCGCCACCATCAGGACCGAGCTGCCCCGGGGGGAACGCACGTTCGTCGGGTGGATGGCGCCCCGCGGCATCGTCGCGGCAGCCACGGCCTCAACCTTCGGAGCCGAGCTGGCAGCCCACCGAATCGGCGGCGCCGCCAACATCCTGCCCGTCACCTTTCTCGTCATCGTCGCCACCGTGGCCCTGTACGGCCTGACCGCGGTCCCGGCGGCCCGACGGCTCGGTGTCACCCGCTCTACCCGCAGCCGGCCGCTGCTGGTCGGCGGCGACCCGTGGGTCATCGACCTGGCACGCGCCTTCCGCGCTACCGGCCTCGACGTCCTCATGTGGACCCCGTCCGACGGCCAGCGCAGTCAAATCGAGCAAGCGAGCCTCGAACTGGCCGCCGGCGAGCAACTCGGTGCTGCCATCGCCCAAGGCACCGCAATCGACGGCGTCACCACCGTCCTCCTGCTCACCGGCGAAGACCACTACAACGCTCTGGCCGCCACCACCCTCTCGGGCAACTCCGACACCCCCCTCTACCGGCTGGCTCCCAGCCACGGCACCGCGGCCTCCCACGTCGCGGGTGAACCCCTGTTCACCCCCGCCCTCAACCACGCGGCCCTGACCGCCCGATACACCGCCGGCGCCCGCATCACCACCCATTCGTCCGACGGCGGGATCCCCCCTGCCACCGACCTGCTGTTCCTGATCAACGCCGAAGGCACCCTGATCCCGGTGACAACCTCTCCCCCGCCCCGCCCCCAGCCGGGCGACACCCAGGTCCTCCTGGGCCGGGCCGGAAACGAAACGCCACAGTGA
- a CDS encoding MFS transporter yields the protein MTNRAIKVRSLRLAFLSAVVSLVAVFVAVGSTIPLFNVYRAEDGFTNADISITVVAYSAATLTTLLALGRLSNHLGRRPTSIASLGLLLLGCLLLLNVHHIGILIAGRLLMGFGAGLASSSLTSYIVDAAPVRPAWLASVASSQTVMLGLAVGAITSGALVQFGPWPRDLIYLVVIGLLLVSIALIVVSPETATPTPGAWRSLRPRVGVPARARHLLPVAAAVLLATWATGAFYQAFVPALVEDQLHTRSPLVLGLVFAAYMGPSVLGAPLSGRFTPAVAQRLGMIAFLAGMIGIIAAIATGALVLFITATIVAGASQGIAMSASTRCLLSGSTLADRAPIFSVVYLLSYSGATIPALIAGQLSTTFSLPQIALGYGGLALIATLFTVIAARNPRADASRTSRDGK from the coding sequence GTGACCAACCGTGCCATTAAGGTCAGATCACTCCGGCTGGCATTCTTGTCCGCGGTGGTTTCCCTGGTGGCCGTGTTTGTGGCGGTGGGTTCGACGATCCCGCTGTTCAACGTCTACCGGGCGGAGGACGGGTTCACCAACGCCGACATCTCGATCACCGTCGTCGCCTACTCCGCCGCCACCCTCACCACACTGCTGGCGCTGGGGCGACTGTCCAATCACCTGGGGCGACGGCCCACTTCGATCGCCAGCCTCGGCCTCCTCCTGCTGGGCTGCCTGCTGCTGTTGAACGTGCACCACATCGGCATCTTGATCGCGGGTCGGCTCCTGATGGGCTTCGGCGCCGGGCTGGCGAGCAGCAGCCTCACCTCCTACATCGTCGACGCCGCACCAGTAAGGCCGGCCTGGTTGGCCTCGGTCGCTTCCAGCCAGACGGTCATGCTCGGCCTCGCGGTCGGCGCCATCACCTCTGGCGCCCTCGTCCAGTTCGGCCCCTGGCCACGCGATCTCATCTACCTGGTCGTGATCGGCCTGCTTCTGGTTTCCATCGCGCTCATCGTCGTCAGCCCGGAAACGGCCACTCCGACGCCGGGCGCTTGGCGATCGCTGCGCCCCCGGGTCGGGGTACCCGCGCGGGCCAGGCACCTGCTTCCCGTTGCGGCAGCAGTGTTGCTGGCCACCTGGGCGACCGGGGCCTTCTACCAAGCCTTCGTGCCCGCGCTGGTCGAAGACCAGCTCCATACCCGGAGCCCGCTCGTCCTCGGACTCGTGTTCGCCGCCTACATGGGTCCCAGCGTTCTCGGCGCTCCGCTCAGCGGCCGGTTCACCCCGGCGGTGGCCCAACGGCTTGGCATGATTGCTTTCCTGGCCGGCATGATCGGCATCATCGCAGCGATCGCCACTGGTGCACTGGTGCTTTTCATCACCGCAACCATCGTCGCCGGCGCCAGCCAAGGCATCGCCATGAGCGCCTCCACCCGTTGCCTGCTGTCGGGCAGCACCCTGGCGGACCGCGCACCGATCTTCAGCGTCGTCTACCTCCTCAGCTACAGTGGTGCCACGATCCCGGCGCTGATCGCGGGGCAACTTTCCACCACCTTCTCGCTGCCGCAGATCGCCCTCGGCTACGGCGGACTCGCCCTCATCGCCACCCTGTTCACCGTCATCGCCGCACGCAACCCGCGGGCCGACGCGTCCCGGACCAGCCGGGACGGTAAGTAG
- a CDS encoding nitroreductase family deazaflavin-dependent oxidoreductase, whose product MPLEGEYEPSPVEYVRDQVELYESSGGTEGTVSPDVGLPVVILTTRGAKSGKIRKTPLMRVAHEGVYVAVASQGGAPKHPVWYFNVKVDPHVELQDGPVRRDMRAREVSGAEKAAWWERAVAVYPPYAEYQRRTDREIPVFVLEPVEGS is encoded by the coding sequence GTGCCTCTTGAGGGTGAGTACGAGCCGAGCCCGGTGGAGTATGTGCGTGATCAGGTGGAGTTGTATGAGAGCTCCGGTGGGACGGAGGGGACCGTCTCACCTGATGTCGGGTTGCCGGTCGTGATCTTGACGACGCGGGGCGCGAAAAGTGGGAAGATCCGCAAGACGCCGTTGATGCGGGTGGCGCACGAGGGGGTGTACGTGGCGGTTGCGTCGCAGGGTGGCGCGCCGAAGCATCCGGTGTGGTACTTCAACGTCAAGGTCGATCCGCACGTGGAATTGCAGGACGGCCCGGTCCGGCGGGACATGCGGGCACGCGAGGTCAGCGGAGCGGAGAAGGCCGCGTGGTGGGAGCGGGCGGTTGCCGTGTATCCGCCATACGCGGAGTACCAGCGCAGGACCGACCGGGAGATTCCCGTGTTTGTGCTGGAGCCGGTTGAGGGCAGCTGA
- a CDS encoding carboxymuconolactone decarboxylase family protein yields MPRLNVPALDDAPAGVQRILAGVGAQLGFVPDMFKVIASNPTVLEAVTTLQGTLSRVLDAKTRHSIALAVSEANGCDYCLAIHTYVSSEFGRMSSEDIALGRAGSSVDPKRAAVARFAQRVVESRGRVSDADLAAVRGAGYTDPQILAIVAVAVQALFTNFINNVNETEIDIPAVDSAGAPS; encoded by the coding sequence GTGCCACGACTGAATGTTCCCGCTCTGGATGATGCGCCCGCCGGCGTGCAGAGGATTCTCGCCGGTGTTGGCGCGCAGCTCGGTTTCGTGCCGGACATGTTCAAGGTCATCGCGTCGAACCCGACTGTTCTTGAGGCTGTCACGACTCTGCAGGGCACCTTGAGCCGAGTGCTGGACGCGAAGACCCGGCACAGCATCGCGCTGGCGGTGTCGGAGGCCAACGGCTGCGATTACTGCTTGGCGATCCACACGTACGTATCGTCCGAATTCGGTCGTATGTCGAGTGAGGACATCGCCCTCGGTCGTGCCGGGAGCTCGGTCGATCCCAAGCGTGCTGCAGTCGCTCGGTTCGCCCAGCGAGTGGTTGAGAGTCGTGGGCGGGTCAGTGACGCAGATCTCGCGGCTGTGCGAGGCGCCGGGTATACCGACCCGCAGATCTTGGCGATCGTCGCGGTCGCGGTGCAGGCCCTGTTCACCAACTTCATCAACAACGTCAACGAGACCGAGATCGACATCCCCGCCGTCGACTCGGCCGGTGCGCCCAGCTGA
- a CDS encoding general stress protein yields the protein MIVTNPFSSGRPAPGLPSLPTPPSGWPIGSYGTYEEAQRAVEYLVDNEFTVQDLTIVGVDLMLVERVIGRLTWGKVLGTGVLSGAWFGLFVGLLLGLFNNTNGMAAAPMIVGLAAGALFGGVFAALGYTASRGRRDFSSASQLVAGRYDVLCEPRNAEKGRELLAKLSVGAQRS from the coding sequence ATGATCGTGACCAATCCATTCTCGTCGGGACGGCCGGCGCCCGGACTGCCCAGTCTGCCGACGCCACCCTCGGGTTGGCCGATCGGTTCGTACGGCACCTATGAAGAAGCACAGCGCGCGGTCGAGTATCTCGTCGACAACGAGTTCACCGTTCAGGACCTGACGATCGTCGGTGTCGACCTCATGCTCGTCGAGCGTGTCATCGGCAGGCTCACCTGGGGCAAAGTGCTGGGCACCGGTGTGCTGTCCGGCGCCTGGTTCGGGCTGTTCGTCGGCCTGCTGCTGGGTCTGTTCAACAACACCAACGGCATGGCCGCGGCACCGATGATCGTGGGCCTCGCCGCCGGAGCCCTGTTCGGCGGCGTGTTCGCAGCGCTCGGCTATACGGCCTCCCGCGGGCGCCGCGACTTCTCCTCTGCCAGCCAGCTCGTTGCCGGCCGCTACGACGTCCTGTGCGAGCCGCGTAATGCGGAGAAGGGCCGGGAGCTGCTGGCCAAGCTCTCTGTAGGCGCTCAGCGCAGTTGA
- a CDS encoding transposase produces the protein MISLIEAIPPMRGTVGKPRRRPLRLYVDRGYDRDKYRHLVRDHGIIPMIARRGAEHGSGLRTIRWPVERSFAWLKGFSAACASAPNAEPMSAKPSSAWPAQSSAYANSFSPDL, from the coding sequence TTGATCTCGCTGATCGAGGCTATCCCGCCGATGCGCGGCACAGTCGGCAAACCGCGGCGACGACCGCTGCGACTCTACGTTGATCGCGGCTACGACCGCGACAAGTACCGACACCTGGTCCGCGACCACGGCATCATCCCCATGATCGCCCGCCGCGGCGCCGAGCACGGCTCCGGCCTGCGCACCATCCGCTGGCCGGTCGAACGCTCCTTCGCCTGGCTCAAAGGCTTTTCCGCCGCCTGCGCATCCGCACCGAACGCCGAGCCGATGTCCGCCAAGCCGTCATCAGCCTGGCCTGCTCAGTCATCTGCCTACGCAAACTCATTCTCGCCTGACCTCTAA
- a CDS encoding NADP-dependent oxidoreductase — protein MRVAGVREIGGQVEVLELPEPDGPGPGEVVIEVAAAGVGNWDDIVRAGAWNVGLRPPMALGVEVAGTVIAVGSQVADLRVGDAVLGHPLPLRHQGCWAERVVVDAGLVVVKPRGVSWETAAAFSVPALTAEQVLAESLTVAEDETLLVHGGGSTTGGLVVQLAAGRGVRVVATAGPSSAGRVARAGAAEVVDYHDSRWPDRVRELTGGVGVDAAVNAVPAGSAEAMVAVREGGRMATITGDPPAAERGISVADVYVRPDPAQLAQLCGLLAEGRLTLSVGTVLPLAEAATALERAVSGNKGGPVVLHVGTGA, from the coding sequence ATGCGTGTTGCTGGAGTGCGTGAAATCGGTGGCCAAGTCGAGGTGCTGGAGTTGCCCGAGCCGGATGGTCCGGGTCCGGGCGAGGTGGTGATCGAGGTTGCGGCGGCGGGTGTCGGCAACTGGGACGACATCGTCCGAGCTGGTGCGTGGAATGTCGGGTTGAGACCGCCGATGGCACTGGGTGTGGAAGTCGCGGGCACGGTGATCGCGGTCGGTTCGCAGGTCGCGGACTTGCGGGTCGGCGACGCGGTGCTCGGTCATCCGCTTCCCCTGCGTCACCAGGGTTGCTGGGCGGAGCGTGTGGTCGTCGACGCGGGGCTGGTGGTGGTGAAGCCTCGGGGGGTGTCGTGGGAGACGGCGGCGGCGTTTTCGGTGCCTGCGCTGACTGCGGAGCAGGTTCTTGCCGAGTCGCTCACGGTCGCCGAGGACGAGACGCTGCTGGTCCACGGTGGCGGTAGCACGACCGGGGGGTTGGTGGTGCAGCTGGCCGCCGGGCGGGGGGTCCGGGTGGTCGCTACGGCCGGGCCGTCGAGCGCGGGGCGGGTCGCGCGGGCCGGGGCGGCCGAGGTCGTCGACTACCACGACAGCCGGTGGCCCGATCGGGTCCGTGAACTGACCGGCGGCGTCGGGGTCGACGCCGCCGTCAACGCGGTCCCCGCAGGTAGCGCCGAGGCCATGGTGGCTGTGCGGGAGGGGGGCCGGATGGCGACCATCACCGGCGACCCGCCGGCGGCCGAGCGTGGTATCAGCGTTGCCGACGTCTACGTGCGCCCGGACCCCGCCCAGCTCGCGCAGCTTTGCGGGCTGCTGGCCGAGGGCCGGCTGACCCTGTCGGTCGGCACCGTACTGCCGCTGGCCGAGGCGGCGACCGCGCTCGAGCGCGCTGTTTCGGGCAACAAGGGCGGTCCGGTCGTGCTCCACGTCGGGACCGGGGCGTAG
- a CDS encoding universal stress protein: MTDPAIVVGVDGSDQALDAVRWAAAEAAPRALPLRLVSAVDPAIAVTTAGPPVVEEAIEAIEHVAQADLEKAAQLARETADITARTEYLPTPAIPVLIEQSKHARLLVLGASGRGGYAGMLLGSTAVSVVAHSECPVVIVRPAAEPTGPVVVGVDGSETSLGALAAAFDEAAWRRAPLVAVHSWFDSDYLLATQYGVLDGEPESEEQAQVLAESLAGWQEKYPDVTVQRVVVRDQPRHQLLDWSRKAQLVVVGSRGRGGFKGLVLGSTSQALIQHAPCPVMVVRG, from the coding sequence ATGACAGACCCCGCGATCGTCGTCGGCGTCGATGGATCGGACCAGGCGTTGGACGCCGTACGCTGGGCCGCCGCCGAAGCGGCACCCCGGGCCCTACCGCTGCGGCTGGTGTCCGCCGTCGACCCGGCGATCGCCGTCACCACAGCCGGCCCGCCCGTCGTGGAAGAGGCGATCGAGGCCATCGAGCACGTCGCTCAGGCGGACCTCGAGAAGGCCGCGCAGCTCGCCCGTGAGACCGCAGACATCACCGCCCGCACCGAGTACCTCCCCACCCCGGCGATCCCGGTACTGATCGAGCAGTCCAAGCACGCTCGCCTGCTCGTCCTCGGCGCGTCCGGGCGCGGCGGGTACGCCGGCATGCTGCTCGGGTCCACCGCGGTGTCCGTGGTGGCACACAGCGAATGCCCCGTCGTGATCGTCCGCCCGGCCGCCGAGCCCACAGGTCCGGTGGTAGTCGGCGTCGACGGCAGCGAGACCAGCCTCGGAGCGCTGGCGGCGGCCTTCGACGAGGCGGCCTGGCGGCGGGCGCCCTTGGTCGCCGTGCACTCCTGGTTCGACTCGGACTACCTGCTCGCCACCCAGTACGGCGTGCTCGACGGTGAGCCGGAATCGGAGGAGCAGGCTCAGGTGCTGGCCGAAAGCCTCGCGGGGTGGCAGGAGAAATACCCCGACGTGACGGTTCAGCGCGTCGTGGTCCGCGACCAGCCTCGCCACCAGCTGCTCGATTGGAGCCGCAAGGCCCAGCTCGTCGTGGTCGGTAGCCGGGGCCGCGGCGGCTTCAAGGGGCTCGTGCTCGGTTCGACGAGCCAGGCGCTGATTCAGCACGCGCCCTGTCCCGTCATGGTCGTGCGCGGGTAG
- a CDS encoding pyridoxamine 5'-phosphate oxidase family protein codes for MIDADMRLIVEAAKLTFVATVRPDGSPSLSPKASARVYDDEHIAFMNIASPGTVANLTADPRVEMNAVDVFRRRGYRFTGTATIHGGETPVYQWLHSWLLDLNGPGYPAHEAVLVHVDRVQPIMSPAYAFGGAEETALVAEWSKKYQARQSEMEKM; via the coding sequence ATGATCGACGCTGATATGCGGTTGATTGTGGAGGCTGCGAAGCTTACTTTTGTTGCGACGGTTCGGCCGGATGGCTCGCCCAGCTTGTCGCCGAAGGCGTCGGCGCGGGTGTATGACGATGAGCACATCGCGTTCATGAACATCGCCTCGCCCGGGACGGTCGCGAACCTGACCGCGGATCCGCGTGTGGAGATGAATGCGGTGGATGTCTTCCGGCGCCGGGGCTACCGGTTCACCGGGACGGCGACGATTCATGGTGGTGAAACGCCGGTTTACCAGTGGCTGCACAGTTGGCTGCTCGACCTGAACGGACCAGGTTACCCCGCGCACGAGGCGGTCTTGGTCCACGTCGACCGCGTCCAGCCGATCATGTCGCCCGCTTATGCCTTCGGTGGCGCGGAGGAAACCGCGCTCGTCGCCGAGTGGTCGAAGAAATACCAGGCTCGCCAGAGTGAAATGGAGAAAATGTGA